A stretch of the Streptomyces ortus genome encodes the following:
- a CDS encoding ribonuclease J, whose translation MSHPHPELRLPPKLPQGGLRVTPLGGLGEIGRNMTVFEYDGRLLIVDCGVLFPEEEQPGIDLILPDFSSIRDRLDDIEGIVLTHGHEDHIGGVPFLLREKPDIPLIGSKLTLALIEAKLQEHRIRPYTLEVAEGHRERVGPFDCEFVAVNHSIPDALAVAIRTPAGMVVHTGDFKMDQLPLDGRLTDLHAFARLSEEGIDLLLSDSTNAEVPGFVPPERDISNVLRTVFANASKRIIVASFASHVHRIQQILDAAHEYGRRVAFVGRSMVRNMGIARDLGYLKVPPGLVVDVKTLDDLPEHEIVLVCTGSQGEPMAALSRMANRDHQIRIVQGDTVILASSLIPGNENAVYRVINGLTRWGANVVHKGNAKVHVSGHASAGELLYFYNICKPRNLMPVHGEWRHLRANAELGALTGVPHDRIVIAEDGVVVDLIEGKARIAGKVQAGYVYVDGLSVGDVGEPTLKDRKILGDEGIISVFVVLDTSTGKITGGPHIQARGSGIEDSAFSAVLPKVVEVLERSAQDGVVEAHQMQQLIRRTLGKWVSDTYRRRPMILPVVVEV comes from the coding sequence TTGAGTCATCCGCATCCGGAACTCCGTCTGCCGCCGAAGCTGCCCCAAGGGGGCCTCCGCGTCACCCCGCTCGGTGGCCTCGGGGAAATCGGCCGAAACATGACGGTCTTCGAGTACGACGGCCGCCTTCTGATCGTCGACTGCGGCGTGCTCTTCCCCGAGGAGGAGCAGCCCGGGATCGACCTGATCCTTCCGGACTTCAGTTCGATCAGGGACCGCCTCGACGACATCGAGGGCATCGTCCTCACGCACGGCCACGAGGACCACATCGGCGGTGTCCCGTTTCTCCTCCGCGAGAAGCCGGACATCCCGCTCATCGGCTCCAAGCTGACCCTCGCCCTCATCGAGGCGAAGCTGCAGGAGCACCGCATCCGCCCGTACACCCTTGAGGTCGCGGAGGGCCACCGCGAGCGAGTGGGCCCCTTCGACTGCGAGTTCGTGGCGGTCAACCACTCCATCCCGGACGCCCTCGCGGTCGCCATCCGCACCCCCGCGGGCATGGTCGTCCACACCGGCGACTTCAAGATGGACCAGCTCCCGCTGGACGGGCGCCTGACCGACCTGCACGCCTTCGCGCGGCTGAGCGAGGAAGGCATCGACCTTCTCCTCTCGGACTCGACGAACGCCGAGGTCCCGGGCTTCGTCCCGCCCGAGCGCGACATCTCGAACGTGCTGCGGACGGTCTTCGCGAACGCCAGCAAGCGCATCATCGTGGCCAGCTTCGCCAGCCATGTGCACCGCATCCAGCAGATCCTCGACGCCGCCCACGAGTACGGCCGCCGGGTCGCCTTCGTCGGCCGCTCGATGGTCCGCAACATGGGTATCGCGCGAGACCTCGGCTATCTGAAGGTTCCGCCGGGCCTCGTGGTGGACGTCAAGACACTGGACGACCTCCCCGAGCACGAGATCGTCCTCGTCTGCACCGGCTCACAGGGCGAGCCGATGGCGGCCCTGTCGCGGATGGCCAACCGGGACCACCAGATCCGCATCGTCCAGGGCGACACGGTGATCCTGGCGTCGTCCCTCATCCCGGGCAACGAGAACGCGGTCTACCGCGTCATCAACGGCCTGACCCGCTGGGGCGCCAACGTCGTCCACAAGGGCAACGCCAAGGTGCACGTCTCGGGCCACGCCTCCGCCGGCGAGCTCCTGTACTTCTACAACATCTGCAAGCCGCGGAACCTCATGCCGGTCCACGGCGAATGGCGCCACCTGCGCGCCAACGCCGAGCTGGGCGCCCTCACCGGCGTCCCGCACGACCGGATCGTGATCGCCGAGGACGGCGTGGTCGTCGACCTCATCGAGGGCAAGGCGAGAATCGCCGGCAAGGTCCAGGCGGGTTACGTGTACGTCGACGGCCTCTCGGTCGGCGATGTCGGCGAGCCCACGCTCAAGGACCGCAAGATCCTCGGTGACGAGGGGATCATCTCGGTCTTCGTCGTGCTGGACACCAGCACGGGCAAGATCACCGGAGGGCCGCACATCCAGGCCCGCGGCTCGGGCATCGAGGACTCCGCCTTCAGCGCGGTCCTCCCGAAGGTCGTCGAGGTCCTGGAGAGGTCGGCCCAGGACGGCGTCGTCGAAGCCCACCAGATGCAGCAGCTCATCCGCCGCACCCTGGGCAAGTGGGTCTCGGACACCTACCGCCGCCGGCCGATGATCCTGCCGGTCGTCGTCGAGGTCTGA
- the thyX gene encoding FAD-dependent thymidylate synthase, translating into MTDTPADDLKPSFRSDVTVELVKHTASDSDVLFAARVSTLGEQSLGELQKDPERSKGLINYLMRDRHGSPFEHNSMTFLISAPIFVFREFMRHRVGWSYNEESGRYRELEPVFYVPGASRKLVQEGRPGKYVFVEGTEAQQELTGRVMEDSYRQAYEAYQEMLAAGVAREVARAVLPVGLFSSMYATCNARSLMHFLGLRTQHEQAKVPSFPQREIEMVGERMEAEWARLMPLTYAAFNTNGRVAP; encoded by the coding sequence GTGACCGACACCCCCGCCGACGACCTCAAGCCCAGCTTCCGCAGCGATGTCACCGTCGAGTTGGTGAAGCACACCGCTTCCGACTCCGACGTGCTGTTCGCCGCCCGGGTCTCGACCCTCGGGGAGCAGTCCCTGGGCGAGTTGCAGAAGGACCCGGAGCGTTCGAAGGGCCTGATCAACTACCTGATGCGGGACCGGCACGGCAGCCCCTTCGAGCACAACTCGATGACCTTCCTGATCAGCGCCCCGATCTTCGTCTTCCGCGAGTTCATGCGGCACCGCGTGGGCTGGTCGTACAACGAGGAATCGGGCCGCTACAGGGAGCTGGAGCCGGTCTTCTACGTCCCTGGCGCGTCCCGCAAGCTGGTCCAGGAGGGCCGCCCCGGCAAGTACGTCTTCGTGGAGGGCACCGAGGCCCAGCAGGAGCTCACGGGCCGCGTCATGGAGGACTCGTACCGCCAGGCGTACGAGGCGTACCAGGAGATGCTCGCCGCCGGTGTGGCCCGCGAGGTCGCCCGCGCCGTCCTCCCGGTGGGCCTGTTCTCCTCGATGTACGCGACGTGCAACGCCCGCTCGCTGATGCACTTCCTCGGTCTGCGCACCCAGCACGAGCAGGCGAAGGTCCCGTCCTTCCCGCAGCGGGAGATCGAGATGGTCGGCGAGAGGATGGAGGCGGAGTGGGCCCGGCTCATGCCCCTCACGTACGCCGCCTTCAACACGAACGGGCGCGTGGCGCCGTAG
- the dapA gene encoding 4-hydroxy-tetrahydrodipicolinate synthase, translated as MAPTSTPQTPFGRVLTAMVTPFAADGALDLDGAQRLATHLVDAGNDGLIVNGTTGESPTTSNAEKADLVRAVLEAVGDRAHVVAGVGTNDTRHSIELARDAEKAGAHGLLTVTPYYNKPPQEGLYQHFTTIADATGLPVMLYDIPGRSGVPINTETLVRLAEHPRIVANKDAKGDLGRASWAIASCDLAWYSGDDMLNLPLLSVGAVGFVSVVGHLVTPELRAMIDAYLSGDVQKATEIHQKLLPVFTGMFRTQGVMTSKAALALQGLPAGPLRLPMVGLSPEETAQLKIDLAAGGVQL; from the coding sequence ATGGCTCCGACCTCCACTCCGCAGACCCCCTTCGGGCGGGTCCTCACTGCCATGGTCACGCCCTTCGCGGCGGACGGCGCACTCGATCTCGACGGCGCGCAGCGGCTCGCCACCCACCTGGTGGACGCAGGCAACGACGGCCTGATCGTCAACGGCACCACGGGCGAGTCCCCGACCACCAGCAACGCGGAGAAAGCGGACCTCGTACGAGCCGTACTGGAGGCCGTCGGCGACCGCGCCCACGTCGTAGCGGGCGTCGGCACGAACGACACGCGCCACAGCATCGAGCTGGCCCGCGACGCCGAGAAGGCCGGCGCACACGGTCTGCTCACCGTGACGCCGTACTACAACAAGCCCCCGCAAGAGGGCCTGTACCAGCACTTCACCACGATCGCCGACGCCACCGGCCTGCCGGTCATGCTCTACGACATCCCCGGCCGCAGTGGTGTCCCGATCAACACCGAGACCCTGGTGCGCCTCGCCGAGCACCCGCGTATCGTCGCCAACAAGGACGCCAAGGGTGATCTCGGCCGCGCCAGCTGGGCCATCGCCAGTTGCGACCTCGCCTGGTACTCGGGCGACGACATGCTGAACCTGCCGCTGCTCTCCGTGGGCGCGGTCGGCTTCGTCTCCGTGGTCGGCCACCTGGTCACCCCCGAACTGCGGGCCATGATCGACGCCTACCTGAGCGGCGACGTCCAGAAGGCCACCGAGATCCACCAGAAGCTGCTCCCCGTCTTCACCGGGATGTTCCGGACCCAGGGCGTCATGACCAGCAAGGCCGCACTCGCCCTGCAGGGCCTGCCCGCCGGACCGCTGCGCCTGCCCATGGTCGGCCTGTCACCCGAGGAGACCGCGCAACTCAAGATCGATCTTGCCGCCGGCGGGGTACAGCTCTAA